Sequence from the Paramisgurnus dabryanus chromosome 3, PD_genome_1.1, whole genome shotgun sequence genome:
TGCCGGATTTAGCTACAGTAGCTTGTAGTCTCAATATGTATATGTTTTTTACTTACAAGATTGACCTCCTTACTCACTTTATATTCCTGTTTCTATAAAAGTATGAAGATGTGTCGTataagctcctgattggttaatgcggtgCAAATATTCAGCAAAGTTTCAGAATTTTTAACTCAACGTCAAACACCCGCATTGTATTGacacttaacatgtaaatcacttttGCTTAACACTTCTTTCCCGTCTGGTGTGAAcgatttttgcataaaaagacTCACAATCATCTTGTATATGTGTTTCATGATAAAAACGACAGATTTGGGAAAACAGCGGCAGAATATTTATTGGAACTGTTCATTATAATGAAAAACAGAAAAGGACTACAGGCATGTGCTTACGAAACAAGAGAAAATCAAACCCAGATACTGTACGTATGTGTCTCACTCGACACATTTCTGGGTTTCAGGTTTCATCTGTGAGTCTGAAATAGCTGAGACCGAGAAAGATTTACCCCCAAACAGAATATGTTTACATGGTCTCATACACAAAGACTCTCTGTATGCCAACAACAGTGCTGTCCATAACCAGACCTTTACTACAACATCAACTGAAACCATATGGGACTTCCTGACAAACAACGGCAGAGAAATGCTGAGAAGACAAAACAGCTGGTAAAACTTTATGGTTACACTGGTGTGAATGTTTCCTTAACTGTCTTGACAACTTTGAGCAAATGTATGAATAAATACAGTTAAAGGGTGTAtgaatatatacataaatgaataaacacaAACCCCAGCAAGGTCATATTTTACCACACAGAGTTATATAGATACACAACTATGAAACAATATGAAATGTCAATACTCTGTAGACTCTTTAaagacggtttcattggacaGCCGCACATGTTGTAGCGGTTACGCATCTGGACAGAACTTAACTtatggtctctgtttgtttaatggtctgactagtggctaaacttTACAGTTACTAATACAAACCAGAAGACTACAAGACTTTTTGACGAAGTAAGAAAAAACAGTTTCCACGGTGATTAGAGGGGAGGAGAAAAGACCGTGCCAAACCCAGACAAAGGGAGGGGTGCAGCAGGGAGGTAAACACAGAACGAGAGGTCCCGACTGACAAGACTGTGAGGTTCTGGAGAAGCTCCAAAGCTCATTCCAAAATACTCGTTACACAGGAAAACTGAAAACTTAGCAAAACAAACTGAGAGCAACACACAACATGACTGTACAGCTCTTCGAAACTTTAACAACAACTGCATGACAGGAGAAAACTCTGCACAGACGCAAGTTCTTGGATGCAAGTTCATGTGAGGAGCGTTACAGGACACCCTATAAACTACTGGAAGACAGGTAAACTCAAATATCtctacatgtgtgtgtgttttaatgaTTGTGTGTGACTTATATTAAGTAAATAGTTAAACTGTACTTGTAGTTTGTGTTTGTAACATTCTCAGTGGGCTTAAAATGTATCCCCTACTGAAAATAAGCTGGCAAGTTGGTTTTTGCTGGACTTCCAGCTTGggtttagctgtgttttggtcactttttatcTGGACTTaacttgaccagctttgccaggctgggaggaccagcttaaaccagctaccgtcacctaaaccagctaaaaccagctaccagcttgtGCTTAATTTTTCAATAGGGTCGAGCCACATTTAAAAAGTATGAATTTCAatgcattaaataaaatatgagttattttcaacccagcagcgttgggtcaaaacaGGATAAACCAAACCTGTTTGGTTGTAATTTAACTTATGCTAAgttgttttaatttatatttgacccattgttgggtcaaatataaatttatttaaggttaatttaacccaacgtcTGGTTTTGTCCCTCTTTGAGCCTTTTAAAAAGcaatccagcatttttttatacaATGGTTAGGGTtgataaacatttgaaatcaatGATGTATTTATAACTATTTTGCTGAAGATATACGTTTCGAGGAAAGTTGTGGAAACGGCAAACTTCTTTTTTATTATACGATTTTTTAACATTTGTCATTAGATTTGTTTTACAATCAGTCTTAACGAGTGTTAAGATGATTTGTAGTGTCTTTATAAAGCTTCGTTTGTACtcgcgctttggtccgcaacgcaAGCCTCCACAGATCGCGCGCGCACGCGCGTCTCAATAAACGGACGAGGCGTTTATAGTCGCTGttgcacttttttttttaaatgccagggGGCGAGGCGAGcaatcaaattaaaaaacaaacacaaagaagaGAATAGAAGTTGTCGTCCGCTAGAACAACCCTGGTGCTTGTAACATCAGAGCTTGATATAAATatgagaacatgaataaaacaacaatctcttaaatatgtctttattaaacattatcatttcattaacgtttttacaaaacaaacacCACAGACCATCTTGGTTTGTATTTTTATTCCTCGTCCAGTGGttcattcaatacaaatataagtCAAACATTCAGAATCATGtaaaattatttgtgttttaaacggcaaagtttccatactttacttccagagtgtcagataaatatatacattgctTTGCTTGGATTGATCAAAGAGATACGTCACAGGCTTGCCTGCTCGGACAGAGTCGCCTCGAGTTCGGccattttctgatgcggagccACGCGCGCAGTTTACAAAAAATGCCGTGCACACCTCCACGTGAAATGGGGTATCGCGCAGACGTGCACCCCAACGCGCACGGCCGCCCACTCCGCGTTGACGTCATTTTTGCCACGCACACCAACGCGCCAGTGTGGACGCAGCGAGTATAAACATAGCTTTAGTGACTGTTTCAAATTAATACTCGGTTGTATCACGACTTATAAACTTAATGTTATCGTAGTAAATTAAATGTGATGAATTGTACATGTactaaaaaaacactttaaaaaagtgacGCTAGGATCCTTTTCTTGCTTTACTGTTTGATCAGTTAAAACAGTcataaaatgttttgcttgGAAACCTCACTTGTGtgactttcataaaaaaatccccTAAAAATTTGGGGGCAGGTTGCAATGTAAAGGTGAATAGAATCATAGCGTTCAATACGACTATATCGCAACGTCATTATGATCTCATATGTCATCTATAACCTGTGGTGCTTAATCTAACAGGACTCACCAGAGGACAgccttaaaacattttataaatctCTAACTTGAGGATTTTCAAAGAAACAGTAAAGGGCGAGGAGCGAGTCTTTTATCACCAGAGTTAATTTTGTAGCTTTACATTACACCCAAAGTCGTCCCTTCTATAGAAACACCACAGTAGATGTTTAAAGATAAGTAACTAACAAGTTTTTTTCTAACTGGAACCACATATCTCGCACAGGAAACTCTCTATATGGCGTGGCATTCTGGATTGAGCAATCACTGAAAGCCCTTAAACTTATGATACAAACAGAACATATTGTctagattatttttgttcttATATTTGGACTTGTTATGCAATTTATTTATAATGTTAGGATCTTTGTATGAtgcaaatctaaaaaaaaaaactggccaGCATGCCTGATTCAAAGTGTTGGCCAAATGAAATGTTTGGAAGGCTAATTTTACCCGAAACTTGTAAAAGTATTACTGAATACTGAATAGTATTATAGTTATCAACTTTACATCACAGCTGTGCTTGCTTATGTTTTATGTCTCTTGTAACAATCCGCAAATATTTTCTGTTCATGTatgctgcaaaaaaatgactttcttacttagtatttttgtcttgttttcagtagaaatatctaaaaattcttaaatcaagatgtattttcatgatgagcaaaacgacccaagaaaataagtctagtttttagaccaaaaatatccaaatgtaagtgattttgtgcataaaacaagcaaaaaaatctgccaatggttttttttttgcttgataaagcatcttaatttaaagaaATACTCCATTTTCTTAATAGAAAAATCaagatcatttactcaccaccatgtcatccaaaatgttgatgtctttctttgttcagtccagaagaaattatgttttttgaggaaaacattccaggatttttctcattttaatggactttaatagataccaacacttaacacttaactcaacacgtaacagtttttttcaacggagttgaaaaacaaacgaggcataagggtcttatctagcgaaacgaatgtcatttttgacaaaaaaaaaacacttttaaaccacaacttttcgtctaggtccggtccagcgcgacctaacgtaaatgcatagtgacgtagggaggtcacgtgttacatatataaaacgcaaatttgaggaccattgtaaacaataaactgacacaaagacattaattagtatcagttgacatacaacaacgtcagaacggtcctctttcaacacacttgtaaacattggggcggagtttcgcgttcgtcctctgtgacctcttgacgtcatgacgtattgcgtgaggtcacgctgacgGTTTCAGGACGAgatctagacgaaaagttgtggtttaaaagtgcatattttttatttttattgtcaaaaatgacaatcgtttcgctagataagacccttatgcctcgtttgggattgtttcgagtcctttgaaactctgttgaaaaaaactgttatgtgttgagttaagtattaagtgttgggctctattaatgtccattaaaatgagaaaaatcctgcaatgttttcctcaaaaaacataatttcttctggactgaacaaagaaagacatcaacattttggatgacatggtggtgagtaaattatctggatttttcttttaagaatatggaatattcctttaagaatttttagatatttttactgaaaacaagacaaaaatactaagaatttttttcttgaaaataatttttttggctttcttacttagtatttttctcttgttttcgggacaaatatctaacaattcttaaatcgagatgcATTTAGAAGATGAGAAAAATTACTAGtatttggacaaaaaatatacaatttaagtgaatttgtacttaaaacaatcaaaaaatctgccaatgggataaggaaaaaaatgttgaaatgtttACTTTTTATTCGTAAAAATTTAAttcaagaaacattttcttaccccattgttttaagcacaaattcaacttcaaaaaaattttttttgtcctaacactagacttattttattaggtcattttgcgcatcaatcttgatttaagaatttttagatatttgtactgaaaacaagacaaaaatactaagtaagaaagtcatttttttgtagtataataatttgaaatataaaaatcacAACTGTTAATGTCCTGACAGCATATCTTTCATTTATAGACCGTGTTTGTGTTATTGGCCGTGCTGCTGATCTACAGTCAGAATGAGCGCTTCAGATGAAATGATGAAAGTCCTTCAGCAAATCTGGAGCAAACTGCAGGCTTTTTCTCAAGACCACCCGCTCATGCAGGCGGCCTTTCTGATCATGGTGCTCTTCTTCTGTAAGCACAACCCTTCATTGTAACACCACGCTATCATTACATGCATGCACTGTGGCCACGTCTTGTGTAATTTTGTAGGAGGATGTATTTGAACGGGAGGCGGAGGTGCACAGATTAAAGGGTGCATGGATCCACATTTAGCTTGCTATTTCAGTGACAGTACGGCACTAGAACTGAAAAGGCTGACTTTGGCAGTTTTTTTGGATTCACTCACAAAACTTGATAGATTTATTCCAATGAGTTTATTGCAAAGCTTTACggtagggatcgaccgatatggattttttttttgtgccgatgccgataccgatttttttcactcgatttaaataataaaaataaaacgaccatgccaaatgttacacgtcttaatttaaaaaagtaacatttattgaacttaaaaaaactatatttaacaaatagtaaaaacaagTAAGGGTGCTgtggaaccatgaactgcatTCACCACAATTacgaggaactatcagcaaaggatattgatttataccactttactactacaaatatatatatatatatagagagagagagagagatgagaaataaaaacccgctttgtccagctatgatcagctgttaggccgagctttcgatgtattcatggaaaggttggttgtttttagtcacctGACCTACAAACGCTTGCAGCTTCCAGCATTCAGTCTGTAAATAATGTTATGCCGATACATATAAAACTCGCAAAAATCGTCTATAGTCTAGTTGAAATTCATGCTGAGTGacacacgaaaaagacatttgtgctcaatgacatgaaaaaaagcaaaaaatcgTGTCCATGAACAAGAATAAATCAAATATTGTGTGACTATCCCACGACTGGCCTTGAAATTTTGGGTTGGAACTAGAGGTCTTTTTCTCAAGTCCAAAGAAATATACCCGACCAGAAATTACTCAAATTACATTTTGCCCCACATGcatgaatcttttttttttaaagtaagagCCAACCCAACACAAACCCGACGGCAATTTTTGGAACCCGACTGTAAACGTCACCGACATGTCTGTGGCCCAACAACCACCAGTCTGACAGAAAAAAACCTGGTGGCCTCACAACCAATTTGGCCCGCCgctccatttattttcatttgttatctgacgacgacgACACAACCCCTAAAATttgcattcaaaattgattgacagatcTGGAAATAACCTACTGTCAGCCCCAAACGTCGCAAGCACTCTTTGCAAACAGATTAGGGGTTGGACAAGGACTCGATGCACACACGCGAGATAGTTCGGGTCTTTTCGGGTCCATTCGTCAAatacacattcattttacatttacccGAGACAGCTAATACTATATCCGCCCCGTGTCCGAGGTAtacgtgaaacttttagacccgaacccgctAGAGTCTTGTGTCAGACCTCGGGTTTtcagatctaagtggacccatAAAGACCTCTACCATGAGCTAGCATGAatattgacattaactaacattaacaagaattaatacattctgaaaatctatattgttcattgtttgttcatgttagttaatgcacttactaatgtttactaatacaaccttattgcaAAGTGTTACCAATGTAATAAATTGCGTTCCTGTAACTCAATTGGATTAGCAGTACAAAAGGTTCTGCGctgcaaaaattatttaataaaaaaattcttagtatttttgtcttgttttcagtaaaaagatctaaaaattcttcaattaagatgctttttcttgaggaGCAAAACGACCCtagaaaatctatttttttttacctaaaatatcaaatttaagtgattttctgaataaaacaagaaaatctgccaatggggtaagaaaacaaaatcttaaacacttaattcaagaaaaattcaagaaaaattagcttaccacattggcagatttgtttcgcttgttttatgcacaaaatcacttaaaagtgttatttttggtctaagaactagacttattttcttgggtcgttttgctctcCAAGAAATAGCATCttaattacaaaaaatgactttcttatttagcatttttgtcttattttcagtaaaaaatatcaaaaaattcttaatttaagatgtattttcttgatgagcaaaatgacctaagaaaataagtctagtttttagacaaaaaaatatacaatttaagcgaatttgtggttaaaacaagcaaaaaacctGCCAATAgaataagaaattttttcttgaattaagtgtttttgaaaaagtaaacttatttcaagaaaaaaattcttcttttttgcttgttttaagcactataatttacttaaagtttattctatttttctaaaaactagacttattttcctaggtaaGAAAATCTAGCTTAGTTTTagaattttaagatatatttactgaaaacaagataaaaatactaagtaagaaagtcattttttgcagtgcatggtATAGACATGAGACTAACTGCATGATTTCTTATTCCCGCAGTAACGTTCATaactatgatgatgatcggatgtCTTTATGGTCGCTGTGGCTGTTGTCAAGGAACCAGAAACCGAGTGTCCGTTATCTGATCGGCCCATTTTCAGTCAACGAAACATGAAGATCAAGACAAAGATGGGCAACAGAACACAGCGGGCCAAAATAAAGAACAAATTGATGAAATtcaatgttttttattgtgtgaTATAGCACACATTACAGTGATAATAACCAGCCTATAAAGGTTGTGTACAGGACGAATACACGAAACAACGGTGATGATGGAATTCAGAAGAGATTTTCAAATGTGGACACCATCAACGACTTTCTTATGGATAGTACAAATGCTGGCTACACTTCAAGCCTTTCCCACGGTGTTGAATAACACAGCATGCTGCAAGTAAATCGCTATAAGAACAGTGCTAACGTCTGCCCCCTGGTGTTTGCTTACAATACTGCAGTCACTTTATAAGAAAGATTTAATCAAGGAAAGAGTTCAGTCTTGTTTTCATCtcataggggcggtttcccggatagggcttatcctagtcccagactaaaatgcatgtttgagctgccttcatttaaaaa
This genomic interval carries:
- the smim5 gene encoding small integral membrane protein 5, with the protein product MSASDEMMKVLQQIWSKLQAFSQDHPLMQAAFLIMVLFFLTFITMMMIGCLYGRCGCCQGTRNRVSVI